A stretch of Flavobacteriales bacterium DNA encodes these proteins:
- a CDS encoding gliding motility-associated C-terminal domain-containing protein yields the protein PSNDDCIDATVALVNTDESCDVVTPGTLLAATPSGVPNGSCGGNPDDDVWFQFEATHETHIISLENINGSTTNLDHGVYEGTCGSLTELYCSDEEAFVTPILTVGNTYYIRVFSAGSSSEDTTFDLCIRPGLNNVIVDQTTYTVEQLVEDILIGGECAQISNITYSTGTDYGEENGIGYFSMQGDGVGFPFDEGIILTTGDANLASGPNINNLSDGTTAWPGDTDLENAVGLTTTTNNATIIEFDFVPLAQEISFDFLMASEEYNGGSFECNYSDAFAFLLTDSNDVTTNLAVLPNTTTPILVTNIHQANTSCGAENEEYFGGYTPDNLPPISFDGRTTVFTAQSAVNVGETYHIKLVIADDRDSAFDSGVFLKAGSFDLGQLDLGDDITISSGGATCLGEPVVLDTGAPNLEHFWFKNGLVIDGETSSTLTVTEPDLYTAQVIFSSQCFLMDEILVEFIEPPVLTEDPSDLESCSATTEAPFTLSDNDAVVLGNLNPNDHTISYHLTEDDAETNTDAITDEPYIGTNAETIYVRVVDNITGCHSVASFDLIITAPSHTASSVDYTECGDGIEAEFDLASHTLDVLNGQDASSFNVTYHSSQNDAENNVDALPSFYTSSGETIYVRVESVNYEGCYVTNSFDLIVGTLPEATFDTSYTYEVCPNATSPITIGITPDNFTAADVTVTWLLNGDPIVGANGLTLDTVLVAGDYSAEITFNATGCSETITTEVIELESCIFPEGISPGVSPGQNDSFDLSSFNVVKLEIFNRNGTLVYSKRNYIDEWVGQSNDGEELPVGTYFYTVVYEGGAKQRSAWVYINR from the coding sequence CCAAGTAATGATGATTGTATAGATGCTACTGTAGCTTTAGTAAACACAGACGAAAGCTGTGATGTTGTAACACCAGGCACTTTATTAGCAGCAACACCTTCTGGTGTGCCAAATGGTAGTTGTGGTGGCAACCCTGATGATGATGTGTGGTTTCAATTTGAAGCAACCCATGAAACTCACATTATTTCATTGGAAAATATAAATGGCTCAACCACAAATTTAGACCATGGTGTTTACGAAGGAACATGTGGCTCTCTAACTGAATTATATTGTTCCGATGAAGAGGCTTTTGTAACTCCTATATTAACAGTTGGAAACACCTATTATATCAGAGTATTTTCTGCAGGTAGCTCTAGTGAAGATACAACGTTTGATTTGTGTATAAGACCTGGACTTAATAATGTTATCGTTGATCAAACTACTTATACCGTAGAACAATTGGTTGAAGATATTTTAATTGGTGGCGAATGTGCACAAATATCAAATATTACCTATTCTACAGGAACTGATTATGGTGAGGAAAATGGTATAGGGTATTTCTCAATGCAAGGAGATGGAGTTGGATTCCCATTTGACGAAGGTATTATTCTTACTACTGGTGATGCTAATCTAGCTTCAGGACCAAATATCAATAACCTAAGTGATGGAACAACGGCATGGCCTGGAGACACAGATTTAGAAAACGCAGTTGGCCTTACTACTACAACAAATAATGCTACGATAATTGAATTTGATTTTGTACCTCTTGCACAAGAAATTAGTTTTGATTTCTTAATGGCTTCAGAAGAATACAATGGCGGATCTTTTGAATGTAATTATTCTGATGCATTTGCATTTCTTCTAACCGACTCTAATGATGTAACTACAAACTTGGCTGTTTTACCTAACACAACCACACCAATTTTAGTAACAAACATTCATCAAGCCAATACGAGTTGTGGTGCTGAAAATGAAGAATATTTTGGAGGTTATACTCCAGATAATTTACCGCCTATTTCTTTTGATGGTAGAACAACTGTGTTTACTGCACAATCTGCAGTAAATGTTGGTGAAACCTATCATATAAAATTGGTTATTGCCGATGATAGGGATTCTGCGTTTGATTCAGGTGTTTTCTTAAAGGCTGGTAGTTTTGATCTTGGTCAGCTAGACTTAGGCGATGACATCACTATATCGTCTGGAGGAGCTACTTGTTTAGGAGAACCTGTAGTTTTAGATACTGGTGCACCTAATCTTGAGCACTTTTGGTTTAAAAATGGTTTAGTTATTGATGGTGAAACTTCTTCAACATTAACTGTTACAGAGCCAGACTTGTATACTGCTCAAGTAATATTCTCTAGTCAGTGTTTCTTAATGGATGAAATACTTGTTGAATTTATTGAACCACCTGTTCTTACTGAAGACCCTTCTGATCTAGAAAGTTGTTCCGCAACCACTGAAGCACCTTTTACCCTAAGTGATAATGATGCTGTTGTATTAGGCAATTTAAACCCTAATGACCATACGATATCCTATCATTTAACTGAAGATGATGCTGAAACAAATACTGATGCTATTACAGATGAGCCTTATATAGGAACAAATGCTGAAACAATTTATGTTAGAGTTGTAGACAATATAACAGGATGTCATAGTGTAGCTTCTTTTGATTTGATTATTACTGCTCCTAGTCATACTGCTAGTAGTGTAGATTATACTGAATGTGGAGATGGAATTGAAGCTGAATTTGATTTAGCATCACACACTTTAGATGTCTTAAACGGACAAGATGCATCTAGCTTCAACGTTACTTATCATAGCTCTCAAAACGATGCTGAAAATAATGTTGATGCTTTACCTTCTTTTTACACTAGTTCAGGTGAAACAATTTACGTTCGTGTTGAATCAGTAAATTATGAAGGTTGTTATGTTACAAATAGTTTTGATTTAATTGTAGGTACATTACCAGAAGCAACTTTTGACACATCATATACATACGAAGTATGCCCAAATGCAACAAGTCCTATTACTATTGGAATTACCCCAGATAATTTTACAGCAGCAGATGTTACTGTAACATGGTTATTAAATGGGGATCCAATTGTTGGTGCAAATGGATTAACCTTAGATACTGTATTAGTTGCTGGTGATTACTCAGCTGAAATAACATTTAATGCAACTGGTTGTAGTGAAACTATAACCACTGAAGTTATAGAACTAGAGTCTTGTATCTTCCCAGAAGGTATATCACCTGGCGTAAGCCCTGGACAAAATGATAGTTTCGATTTAAGTAGTTTTAATGTTGTTAAACTAGAAATATTTAACAGAAACGGAACACTTGTTTATTCTAAACGTAACTATATAGACGAATGGGTAGGTCAAAGTAATGATGGTGAAGAACTACCGGTAGGAACTTATTTCTATACTGTAGTTTATGAAGGTGGTGCGAAGCAAAGAAGCGCATGGGTATATATTAATAGATAA
- a CDS encoding type IX secretion system membrane protein PorP/SprF: MKKLTIIAVLLLAFQMYGQQDPQYTQYMYNMNVMNPAYAGSRENLSFGLLYRNQWSGIPGGPETGTAFVHSPIGNNLGLGLSLISDQIGPVKETNAYVDVSYTLKLGGEHRLAFGVKAGATFHDINLTSGNVDVIDENDPFFGMGINETTPNIGAGFFYYTNKYYLSLSVPNLLSSVHLDNDGRKIGSETQHYFLTGGYVFDLSPNTELKPSFMVKSAFDAPTSFDVNLNARFFKKFEIGASYRLDDSFSGLVNFALSPSFRVGYAYDAVSSDIKAYAPASHEVMLLFDLNFPKRVSRSPRYF; encoded by the coding sequence ATGAAAAAACTCACGATAATAGCGGTTTTGCTTCTAGCATTTCAAATGTATGGGCAACAAGATCCACAGTACACACAGTACATGTATAATATGAACGTTATGAACCCAGCTTATGCTGGCTCTAGAGAAAATCTCTCTTTTGGATTATTATACAGAAATCAATGGAGTGGTATACCTGGCGGACCAGAAACAGGCACCGCTTTTGTACATTCCCCAATAGGAAACAACCTAGGATTAGGCCTCTCTTTAATATCAGATCAAATTGGTCCAGTTAAAGAAACAAACGCTTATGTTGATGTATCGTACACTCTTAAACTTGGTGGTGAGCATCGTTTGGCATTTGGTGTAAAAGCAGGGGCTACATTCCATGATATAAACCTAACTAGTGGAAATGTAGATGTAATTGATGAAAACGACCCTTTCTTTGGTATGGGTATTAACGAAACTACACCAAATATTGGTGCTGGTTTCTTTTATTACACCAATAAATATTACCTATCATTATCTGTTCCTAACTTACTATCATCGGTTCATTTAGATAACGATGGTAGAAAAATTGGTTCAGAAACACAGCACTACTTCTTAACTGGTGGTTATGTGTTTGACTTATCACCAAATACTGAATTAAAACCTTCTTTTATGGTTAAATCAGCATTTGATGCACCAACCTCTTTTGACGTTAACCTTAATGCTAGGTTCTTTAAAAAGTTTGAAATTGGAGCGTCATATAGGTTAGATGATTCGTTTTCAGGGTTAGTTAACTTTGCGCTTTCACCTTCATTTAGAGTTGGTTATGCTTACGATGCTGTATCGTCAGACATTAAAGCATATGCACCAGCTTCGCATGAGGTGATGCTATTATTTGACCTTAATTTCCCGAAACGTGTTTCTCGTTCACCTAGATACTTTTAA